Proteins found in one Ctenopharyngodon idella isolate HZGC_01 chromosome 16, HZGC01, whole genome shotgun sequence genomic segment:
- the LOC127496876 gene encoding apoptosis-associated speck-like protein containing a CARD isoform X2, with protein sequence MPKTIKDHLENTFEDLGEGNLKKFKIKLRDRKEEPRIRQATIEKVKDALDLADLMVNTFTLNGAGPVTLEILEVINCHELAAELRENIGDAPVVPGPGPGAPSTEHFIDKNRTELIARVNNVDAILDELHQKKVISFEDYSNIRAEKTKPNKMRELLMGPINSAGTRGKDALYQALKKSDPLLVEDLESQRK encoded by the exons ATGCCGAAAACTATTAAGGATCACCTGGAGAATACCTTTGAGGATCTGGGGGAGGGAAatctaaaaaaatttaaaatcaaattgcGCGATCGGAAGGAAGAACCGCGCATACGACAAGCTACAATTGAAAAAGTTAAAGACGCTCTAGATCTCGCTGATTTAATGGTGAACACTTTCACATTGAATGGCGCGGGTCCTGTAACACTCGAAATATTAGAGGTTATTAACTGTCATGAACTGGCAGCGGAGCTCAGAGAGAACATAGGAGACG CTCCAGTTGTTCCTGGACCTGGACCGGGGGCTCCATCTACTG AGCACTTCATCGATAAGAATCGGACAGAACTGATAGCACGAGTTAACAATGTGGATGCCATCCTAGATGAACTTCATCAGAAGAAAGTCATCTCATTCGAGGATTACAGTAACATTCGTGCTGAGAAAACCAAACCGAATAAGATGAGAGAGTTATTAATGGGCCCAATTAACTCTGCTGGCACTAGAGGGAAAGATGCTTTATATCAAGCTCTCAAGAAGTCAGATCCCTTACTAGTTGAAGACCTTGAGTCTCAGAGAAAGTGA
- the LOC127496876 gene encoding apoptosis-associated speck-like protein containing a CARD isoform X1, translated as MPKTIKDHLENTFEDLGEGNLKKFKIKLRDRKEEPRIRQATIEKVKDALDLADLMVNTFTLNGAGPVTLEILEVINCHELAAELRENIGDAAPVVPGPGPGAPSTEHFIDKNRTELIARVNNVDAILDELHQKKVISFEDYSNIRAEKTKPNKMRELLMGPINSAGTRGKDALYQALKKSDPLLVEDLESQRK; from the exons ATGCCGAAAACTATTAAGGATCACCTGGAGAATACCTTTGAGGATCTGGGGGAGGGAAatctaaaaaaatttaaaatcaaattgcGCGATCGGAAGGAAGAACCGCGCATACGACAAGCTACAATTGAAAAAGTTAAAGACGCTCTAGATCTCGCTGATTTAATGGTGAACACTTTCACATTGAATGGCGCGGGTCCTGTAACACTCGAAATATTAGAGGTTATTAACTGTCATGAACTGGCAGCGGAGCTCAGAGAGAACATAGGAGACG CAGCTCCAGTTGTTCCTGGACCTGGACCGGGGGCTCCATCTACTG AGCACTTCATCGATAAGAATCGGACAGAACTGATAGCACGAGTTAACAATGTGGATGCCATCCTAGATGAACTTCATCAGAAGAAAGTCATCTCATTCGAGGATTACAGTAACATTCGTGCTGAGAAAACCAAACCGAATAAGATGAGAGAGTTATTAATGGGCCCAATTAACTCTGCTGGCACTAGAGGGAAAGATGCTTTATATCAAGCTCTCAAGAAGTCAGATCCCTTACTAGTTGAAGACCTTGAGTCTCAGAGAAAGTGA
- the caspa gene encoding caspase a: MPKTIKDHLENIFEDLGEGNLKKFKIKLRDRKEEPRVRQATIEKVKDSLDLADLMVNTFTSTGAVPVTLEILEVINCHELAAELRENIGDGLPVARPPLDVVDAKPVQGPKVDAVPQSYDPVLSDDWQRESQIIPCSQQFKIKILSENGQEIYEAKDRSARKRLALLINNRDFDEKAMTRRGAERDEENMEWLLNQLDYEVVKYSNLSGQEMKQAVKNFAVCQEHAYSDSTFVVIMSHGKRDAILGVHHTTDNPDTFPVDDIYVHLNSQNCPALLNKPKVILIQACRGGEHGRVWASDGEPDKSMEIEGDDFVHKEKDFISLMSCTPDTKSYRHVQNGTFYVQLIVDVFTKHAHEDHIEELFRKVIRRFDNADMIGSYRQMACKDRATLAKLFYLFPGL; encoded by the exons ATGCCGAAAACTATTAAGGATCACCTTGAGAATATTTTTGAGGATCTGGGGGAGGGAAAtcttaaaaagtttaaaatcaaATTGCGCGATCGGAAGGAAGAACCGCGCGTACGACAAGCAACAATTGAAAAAGTTAAAGATTCTCTAGATCTCGCTGATTTAATGGTGAACACTTTCACATCGACAGGCGCTGTTCCTGTAACACTCGAAATATTAGAGGTTATTAACTGTCATGAACTGGCAGCGGAGCTCAGAGAGAACATAGGAGACG GTTTGCCAGTGGCTCGGCCACCTTTGGATGTAGTTGACGCAAAACCAGTTCAGGGTCCAAAAGTTGATGCTGTTCCTCAGTCATATGATCCTGTTCTGTCAGATGATTGGCAGAGAGAATCGCAGATTATTCCATGTAGccaacaatttaaaataaaaattcttagtGAAAATGGACAAGAG ATTTATGAAGCAAAAGACAGGTCTGCAAGAAAACGTCTTGCCCTGCTTATCAACAATAGAGATTTTGACGAAAAGGCTATGACCAGGAGAGGGGCGGAGAGAGATGAAGAAAACATGGAATGGCTGTTAAATCAACTGGATTATGAAGTTGTCAAGTACAGCAATCTCTCTGGCCAG GAAATGAAGCAAGCAGTCAAGAACTTTGCTGTGTGTCAGGAACATGCATATTCAGACAGCACCTTTGTGGTTATAATGTCCCACGGAAAGAGGGATGCTATTTTGGGTGTCCATCATACAACAGACAACCCCGATACATTCCCTGTTGATGATATCTACGTTCATCTGAACTCTCAGAATTGTCCAGCTCTGCTTAATAAACCAAAGGTTATTCTCATCCAAGCCTGCAGGGGAG GGGAGCATGGCCGCGTGTGGGCCAGTGACGGTGAACCCGATAAGTCAATGGAAATAGAGGGCGATGACTTTGTGCACAAGGAGAAAGACTTTATTTCTCTGATGTCCTGCACCCCGG ACACCAAATCTTACAGGCATGTTCAGAATGGAACGTTTTACGTCCAACTGATAGTGGATGTGTTCACGAAACATGCACACGAGGATCACATTGAGGAATTGTTCAGGAAG GTTATAAGACGTTTTGACAACGCAGATATGATTGGAAGCTACAGGCAAATGGCGTGTAAAGACAGAGCAACGCTGGCAAAGTTGTTCTACCTGTTCCCTGGACTCTGA
- the etsrp gene encoding ETS1-related protein isoform X1, with protein sequence MEMYQAGFYTEDFRTQEVPGGFDFSSYDCSGEDLSFLLDSKGPAQQQYPETYSEPQKEHLHSAKGHTLVDSGLFNLDSFPEFSCWASYTNIPEGMVADRQQVAFQESTQTYQNLVPLCTPAQSSPFSPGMDTSSHYQPGKGPSQRGATGTVSLDHLGDTERPYALYEAEQQSRPSYWSDYPSPSYCTSMLGQQTSSSSPPVTQSSELFCPRVAKRRSAPAQRSDREGEMTPMSAYPGSGPIQLWQFLLELLLDSACHTFISWTGDGWEFKMSDPAEVAKRWGQCKNKPKMNYEKLSRGLRYYYHKNIIHKTAGKRYVYRFVCDVQGMLGKTAHEVFASLNISPPNAASPQSVSTTRPEENTESWAH encoded by the exons ATGGAAATGTACCAAGCTGGATTTTACACAGAAGACTTCAGAACTCAAGAGGTTCCTGGTGGTTTTGACTTCAGCTCATATG ACTGCAGTGGTGAAGACCTGTCCTTTTTATTAGACAGCAAAGGACCTGCCCAACAGCAGTATCCAGAAACCTATTCAGAGCCCCAGAAGGAGCATTTGCACAGTGCTAAAG GTCATACTCTTGTAGACTCTGGACTGTTTAATCTGGACTCCTTCCCTGAGTTTAGCTGCTGGGCATCATACACTAACA TTCCAGAAGGAATGGTAGCAGACAGGCAGCAGGTTGCCTTTCAGGAATCTACTCAAACCTACCAGAACCTCGTCCCTCTATGCACTCCAGCACAAAGTAGCCCATTCAGCCCAGGGATGGACACCAGCAGCCATTACCAACCTGGGAAAGGTCCGAGTCAAAGAGGAGCAACCGGTACTGTCAGTCTGGACCATTTGG GTGATACAGAGAGACCATATGCCttgtatgaagcagagcagcaAAGCAGGCCTTCATATTGGTCCGACTACCCCTCACCCAGTTACTGCACTTCCATGCTTGGGCAGCAGACATCCTCTTCATCACCTCCAGTTACTCAATCCTCTGAGCTATTTTGCCCCCGTGTGGCCAAAAGGCGTAGCGCACCAGCTCAAAGATCAGACAGGGAGGGTGAAATGACACCAATGTCTGCCTACCCAG GATCTGGGCCTATACAGCTTTGGCAGTTTCTGCTGGAACTTCTTCTGGATTCTGCTTGCCACACTTTCATTAGCTGGACTGGGGATGGCTGGGAGTTTAAAATGTCAGATCCTGCAGAG GTGGCGAAGCGGTGGGGCCAGTGTAAGAACAAGCCCAAAATGAACTACGAGAAGCTAAGTCGTGGTCTGCGTTACTACTACCACAAAAACATCATTCACAAAACAGCAGGGAAGCGCTACGTCTACCGCTTTGTCTGTGATGTGCAAGGCATGCTTGGTAAAACGGCACACGAGGTCTTTGCAAGTCTAAACATCTCACCACCAAATGCAGCATCTCCACAGTCTGTAAGCACAACCAGACCGGAGGAAAACACAGAGTCCTGGGCACATTAG
- the si:ch211-225p5.8 gene encoding LOW QUALITY PROTEIN: sodium channel subunit beta-1 (The sequence of the model RefSeq protein was modified relative to this genomic sequence to represent the inferred CDS: deleted 1 base in 1 codon), translating into MSLGMISFLALFVFFIQVPQGQTGCAEVDSMTEAVAGENFLLGCISCKRREEVPGSAIVDWHFKPAGTEEFIHIFQYEYPFPTILHENYEGRLEWQGTMGTKDVQIGAIFIHNVTYNDTGTYLCTFHRTLYLLLDEEHVIINKEVELTVVEKANPELTAVISEIIMYVLIVVLQLWMIGVLIYCYRKIYAENEAREARKATRSQNKFIDSKDPCDGVYLE; encoded by the exons ATGTCACTAGGaatgatttcatttttggctCTCTTCGTCTTTTTTATTCAAG TGCCGCAGGGCCAAACTGGATGTGCTGAAGTGGATTCCATGACAGAGGCGGTGGCTGGAGAAAACTTTCTGTTAGGTTGCATTTCCTGCAAAAGAAGAGAAGAAGTGCCAGGTTCTGCTATTGTGGACTGGCACTTCAAACCAGCTGGAACTGAGGAGTTTATACAC ATTTTCCAGTATGAATATCCTTTCCCCACTATTCTTCATGAAAACTATGAGGGAAGATTAGAGTGGCAAGGGACTATGGGGACAAAGGATGTGCAAATTGGTGCCATCTTCATTCATAATGTCACATATAACGACACTGGGACTTACCTCTGTACCTTCCACCGCACGCTATACCTTTTGCTGGATGAGGAGCATGTGATAATAAACAAGGAGGTGGAACTCACAGTTGTGGAAAAAG CCAACCCCGAGCTGACA GCTGTAATCTCAGAGATCATCATGTACGTGTTGATCGTAGTCCTGCAGTTGTGGATGATTGGAGTGCTGATTTACTGCTATAGGAAGATCTACGCAGAGAACGAAGCTCGAGAGGCCAGAAAAGCTACACGCTCTCAAAACAA atttatTGACTCGAAGGACCCTTGTGATGGCGTGTATTTGGAATAA
- the etsrp gene encoding ETS1-related protein isoform X2, whose translation MEMYQAGFYTEDFRTQEVPGGFDFSSYDSKGPAQQQYPETYSEPQKEHLHSAKGHTLVDSGLFNLDSFPEFSCWASYTNIPEGMVADRQQVAFQESTQTYQNLVPLCTPAQSSPFSPGMDTSSHYQPGKGPSQRGATGTVSLDHLGDTERPYALYEAEQQSRPSYWSDYPSPSYCTSMLGQQTSSSSPPVTQSSELFCPRVAKRRSAPAQRSDREGEMTPMSAYPGSGPIQLWQFLLELLLDSACHTFISWTGDGWEFKMSDPAEVAKRWGQCKNKPKMNYEKLSRGLRYYYHKNIIHKTAGKRYVYRFVCDVQGMLGKTAHEVFASLNISPPNAASPQSVSTTRPEENTESWAH comes from the exons ATGGAAATGTACCAAGCTGGATTTTACACAGAAGACTTCAGAACTCAAGAGGTTCCTGGTGGTTTTGACTTCAGCTCATATG ACAGCAAAGGACCTGCCCAACAGCAGTATCCAGAAACCTATTCAGAGCCCCAGAAGGAGCATTTGCACAGTGCTAAAG GTCATACTCTTGTAGACTCTGGACTGTTTAATCTGGACTCCTTCCCTGAGTTTAGCTGCTGGGCATCATACACTAACA TTCCAGAAGGAATGGTAGCAGACAGGCAGCAGGTTGCCTTTCAGGAATCTACTCAAACCTACCAGAACCTCGTCCCTCTATGCACTCCAGCACAAAGTAGCCCATTCAGCCCAGGGATGGACACCAGCAGCCATTACCAACCTGGGAAAGGTCCGAGTCAAAGAGGAGCAACCGGTACTGTCAGTCTGGACCATTTGG GTGATACAGAGAGACCATATGCCttgtatgaagcagagcagcaAAGCAGGCCTTCATATTGGTCCGACTACCCCTCACCCAGTTACTGCACTTCCATGCTTGGGCAGCAGACATCCTCTTCATCACCTCCAGTTACTCAATCCTCTGAGCTATTTTGCCCCCGTGTGGCCAAAAGGCGTAGCGCACCAGCTCAAAGATCAGACAGGGAGGGTGAAATGACACCAATGTCTGCCTACCCAG GATCTGGGCCTATACAGCTTTGGCAGTTTCTGCTGGAACTTCTTCTGGATTCTGCTTGCCACACTTTCATTAGCTGGACTGGGGATGGCTGGGAGTTTAAAATGTCAGATCCTGCAGAG GTGGCGAAGCGGTGGGGCCAGTGTAAGAACAAGCCCAAAATGAACTACGAGAAGCTAAGTCGTGGTCTGCGTTACTACTACCACAAAAACATCATTCACAAAACAGCAGGGAAGCGCTACGTCTACCGCTTTGTCTGTGATGTGCAAGGCATGCTTGGTAAAACGGCACACGAGGTCTTTGCAAGTCTAAACATCTCACCACCAAATGCAGCATCTCCACAGTCTGTAAGCACAACCAGACCGGAGGAAAACACAGAGTCCTGGGCACATTAG